In Gossypium raimondii isolate GPD5lz chromosome 12, ASM2569854v1, whole genome shotgun sequence, a single window of DNA contains:
- the LOC105762859 gene encoding LOW QUALITY PROTEIN: glycine-rich RNA-binding protein GRP1A (The sequence of the model RefSeq protein was modified relative to this genomic sequence to represent the inferred CDS: inserted 1 base in 1 codon) yields the protein MASADVEYLCFVGGLAWATDDXGFKEAFSVYGEIVESKIINDRETGRSRGFGFVTFRDEESMRDAIEGMNGQNLDGRKITVNEAQSRRSGGGGGGGYGGGSGGYNRSGGGRGYGRREGGYRGGRREGVFGNGGGYGDGDGGGYGGGGGGGYGDGGSRYSRGGGASDGSWRI from the exons ATGGCTTCGGCTGATGTTGAGTACCTATGCTTCGTCGGAGGGCTCGCTTGGGCCACCGATG CTGGCTTCAAAGAAGCCTTCAGTGTGTATGGCGAGATCGTCGAATCGAAG attatcAATGACCGTGAGACTGGAAGATCCCGAGGCTTTGGGTTCGTTACTTTCCGTGACGAGGAATCTATGAGAGACGCTATTGAAGGAATGAACGGTCAGAATCTTGATGGAAGGAAAATTACCGTCAACGAAGCCCAATCACGCCGAAGCGGTGGAGGCGGCGGTGGAGGATACGGAGGAGGAAGCGGAGGCTACAACAGAAGTGGAGGAGGCAGAGGATATGGTCGCCGTGAAGGAGGCTATAGAGGCGGCCGCCGTGAGGGTGTATTTGGGAATGGTGGAGGATATGGCGACGGTGACGGAGGTGGATATGGCGGCGGTGGCGGTGGTGGATATGGTGATGGTGGGTCTCGTTACTCAAGAGGAGGCGGAGCGTCTGATGGGAGCTGGAGGATTTAG